One window of the Allosaccharopolyspora coralli genome contains the following:
- the hisF gene encoding imidazole glycerol phosphate synthase subunit HisF, translated as MAVAVRVIPCLDVDQGRVVKGVNFTNLVDAGDPVELARVYDGEGADELTFLDVTASSSDRETTYDVVRRTAEEVFIPLTVGGGVRSPEDIDRLLRAGSDKVSLNTAAIARPELLRECSQRFGAQCVVLSADARRVPEGGTPTPSGFEVTTHGGRRGTGICAVEWAAEAQHLGVGEILLNSMDADGTKSGFDLEMIRAVRAAVEVPLIASGGAGAVEHFAPAVHAGADAVLAASVFHFGQLTIGEVKSAMRADGITVR; from the coding sequence ATGGCCGTTGCGGTGCGCGTGATCCCCTGCCTGGACGTCGACCAGGGGCGGGTCGTCAAGGGTGTCAACTTCACCAACCTCGTCGACGCGGGCGATCCCGTCGAGCTGGCCCGGGTCTACGACGGTGAGGGCGCCGACGAGCTGACGTTCTTGGACGTGACGGCGTCGTCGTCGGACCGGGAGACCACCTACGACGTGGTGCGGCGGACCGCAGAGGAGGTGTTCATCCCGCTCACGGTCGGCGGGGGTGTGCGCAGCCCCGAGGACATCGACCGTCTGTTGCGGGCCGGGTCGGACAAGGTCAGCCTGAACACGGCGGCGATCGCGCGGCCGGAACTGCTGCGGGAGTGTTCGCAGCGCTTCGGCGCTCAGTGCGTCGTGCTCTCCGCCGATGCTCGCCGGGTGCCGGAGGGGGGCACGCCGACGCCGTCGGGTTTCGAGGTCACCACGCACGGCGGTCGCCGGGGGACGGGGATCTGTGCGGTCGAGTGGGCGGCGGAGGCGCAGCATCTCGGTGTCGGCGAGATCCTGTTGAACTCGATGGACGCCGATGGCACGAAGTCCGGTTTCGACCTGGAGATGATTCGTGCCGTGCGGGCCGCGGTGGAGGTGCCGCTGATCGCCAGCGGTGGAGCCGGCGCGGTCGAGCATTTCGCCCCGGCGGTGCACGCGGGAGCCGACGCGGTGCTGGCGGCGAGCGTGTTCCACTTCGGACAGTTGACGATCGGCGAGGTCAAGAGCGCGATGCGCGCGGACGGGATCACCGTCCGATGA
- a CDS encoding PPOX class F420-dependent oxidoreductase encodes MHSLTNILADSKYLLLTTFRRTGQPVSTPVWVAPDGGSLAVWTVRDSGKVKRIRRSGAVELAPCDVRGVPHGPSVRGRAMTLDEPDTRRVERLLVRKYGLVARLYVRLSHRRRGRDGTVGVSITVDPR; translated from the coding sequence GTGCACTCGCTGACGAACATCCTCGCGGACTCGAAGTACCTGCTGCTCACGACGTTCCGCCGCACCGGACAACCGGTCTCGACGCCGGTGTGGGTCGCACCCGACGGCGGCAGCCTCGCGGTCTGGACGGTCCGGGACTCCGGCAAGGTCAAGCGGATCCGGCGCAGTGGCGCGGTCGAACTCGCGCCATGCGACGTCCGGGGTGTTCCGCACGGACCGTCGGTGCGGGGCCGCGCGATGACGCTCGACGAACCCGATACCCGGCGCGTCGAGCGGCTCCTCGTCCGCAAGTACGGACTCGTCGCGCGGCTCTACGTCCGGCTCAGCCACCGCCGTCGCGGCCGCGACGGCACCGTCGGCGTCAGCATCACCGTCGACCCCCGCTGA
- the priA gene encoding bifunctional 1-(5-phosphoribosyl)-5-((5-phosphoribosylamino)methylideneamino)imidazole-4-carboxamide isomerase/phosphoribosylanthranilate isomerase PriA: MTFTLLPAVDVAEGQAVRLVQGAAGTETSYGDPLEAALTWQRAGAEWIHLVDLDAAFGRGANRELLAEAVAKLDVRVELSGGIRDDASLRAALSTGCERVNLGTAALEDPEWTARVVAEHGERVAVGLDVRITDEGHRLAARGWTKDGGDLWEVLARLDAAGCRRYVVTDVSKDGTLRGPNVELLREVCSRTDAPVVASGGVSSVDDLVALSRLAPDGVEGSIVGKALYAGNFTLEEALAAVR; this comes from the coding sequence GTGACGTTCACTCTGCTTCCCGCTGTTGACGTGGCCGAGGGGCAGGCCGTGCGCCTGGTCCAGGGAGCCGCCGGTACCGAGACCTCCTACGGCGATCCGTTGGAGGCCGCGCTCACGTGGCAGCGCGCGGGCGCGGAGTGGATCCATCTCGTCGACCTGGACGCCGCCTTCGGTCGCGGCGCGAACCGGGAGCTGCTCGCCGAAGCCGTCGCCAAGCTCGACGTGCGGGTGGAACTCTCCGGCGGGATCCGCGACGACGCCTCGCTGCGGGCCGCGCTCTCCACCGGCTGCGAGCGCGTCAACCTCGGCACCGCAGCGCTCGAAGACCCGGAGTGGACCGCCCGCGTCGTCGCCGAGCACGGTGAACGCGTCGCCGTCGGGCTGGACGTGCGGATCACCGACGAAGGCCACCGGCTCGCCGCGCGGGGCTGGACCAAGGACGGCGGCGACCTGTGGGAGGTGCTCGCACGGCTGGACGCCGCAGGGTGCCGGCGCTACGTCGTCACCGACGTGAGCAAGGACGGCACGCTCCGGGGGCCGAACGTGGAGCTGCTGCGTGAGGTCTGCTCGCGGACCGACGCTCCCGTCGTCGCCTCCGGCGGGGTGTCCAGTGTGGACGACCTGGTGGCGTTGTCGCGGCTCGCGCCGGACGGCGTCGAGGGATCCATCGTCGGCAAGGCCCTCTACGCAGGCAACTTCACCCTCGAGGAAGCCCTCGCCGCCGTCCGCTGA
- the hisH gene encoding imidazole glycerol phosphate synthase subunit HisH, with protein sequence MARVVVLDYGSGNLRSAERALTHAGADVEVTADRRAASEADGLVVPGVGAFASCMSGLLAVDGHKIIDHRLAGDRPVLGICVGMQVMFERGVEHSVKADGVGQWPGAVERLPADVLPHMGWNDVRAPQGSVLFDGMDPHTRFYFVHSFAAQRWELAPSEAIAPAMLTWADHGGPFLAAVENGALTATQFHPEKSGAAGSHLLRNWLKSL encoded by the coding sequence GTGGCACGAGTCGTCGTACTGGATTACGGATCGGGCAATCTCCGCTCCGCCGAGCGCGCCCTGACGCATGCGGGCGCTGACGTCGAGGTGACCGCCGACCGCCGTGCCGCGAGCGAGGCCGACGGCCTCGTCGTCCCCGGTGTGGGCGCGTTCGCCTCCTGCATGAGCGGGCTGCTCGCCGTCGACGGCCACAAGATCATCGACCACCGGCTCGCGGGCGATCGCCCCGTGCTCGGCATCTGTGTCGGGATGCAGGTGATGTTCGAGCGTGGCGTCGAGCACTCCGTCAAGGCCGACGGTGTGGGCCAGTGGCCGGGCGCCGTCGAACGGCTCCCCGCCGACGTGCTGCCGCACATGGGGTGGAACGACGTCCGCGCGCCCCAGGGCTCGGTGCTCTTCGACGGCATGGACCCGCACACCCGGTTCTACTTCGTGCACTCGTTCGCCGCGCAGCGCTGGGAACTCGCACCGTCGGAGGCCATCGCCCCCGCCATGCTCACCTGGGCGGACCACGGCGGACCGTTCCTTGCCGCCGTCGAGAACGGCGCGCTGACGGCCACGCAGTTCCACCCCGAGAAATCCGGCGCCGCCGGATCCCACCTACTGCGGAATTGGTTGAAGAGTCTGTGA
- a CDS encoding PPOX class F420-dependent oxidoreductase: MAFTPAEAEYLRSQTLGRLCTLSPSGAPQARPVLVHLGPDGTTIDVYGFGLADSQKWRNVQGDERVTFVVDDLVSRKPWTTRGVEIRGTAAALSGGGDNGDDVIRIRPRRILTWGVDETKGTQARDVA, translated from the coding sequence ATGGCGTTCACACCGGCGGAGGCGGAATACCTGCGGTCGCAGACACTCGGACGGCTGTGCACCTTGAGCCCGTCGGGGGCACCGCAGGCCCGCCCGGTGCTCGTGCACCTCGGCCCGGACGGGACGACGATCGACGTCTACGGCTTCGGTCTTGCGGACAGCCAGAAATGGCGCAACGTGCAGGGCGACGAGCGGGTGACGTTCGTCGTCGACGATCTCGTCTCCCGCAAGCCGTGGACGACGCGCGGCGTGGAGATCCGGGGGACGGCAGCGGCGCTCTCCGGCGGCGGCGACAACGGCGACGACGTGATCCGGATCCGCCCGCGCCGCATCCTGACCTGGGGCGTCGACGAGACGAAGGGGACACAGGCACGGGACGTCGCATGA
- a CDS encoding transketolase family protein: protein MTTTETPATTMRERFVHTVDRALDDQANLAVVLADISSDRFEQAQARHPDRVLNVGIREQLLVSTAGGLALAGMRPVVHTITPFAVERPFEQLKLDLNHQGVGAVLVSTGGSYDYPFAGRTHMAPGDVALLDTLPHWTIHVPGHADELDPLLRTALSGDGLVYLRMSERQNSEPVATGPGLVRVRSGGTGVVLAVGPMLDPVLEATANLDVSVLYAATVRPFDHRTLRAAAKLAAPDVALVEPYLAGTSAHVVDDALHDLPHRVLSLGVTRDNELRDYGDIEDHDTAHGLTPKQIASSLRAFFR, encoded by the coding sequence ATGACCACCACCGAAACACCTGCCACGACCATGCGGGAACGGTTCGTGCACACCGTCGACCGGGCACTGGACGACCAAGCGAACCTCGCCGTCGTTCTCGCCGACATCTCCTCCGACCGGTTCGAGCAAGCCCAGGCCCGTCACCCGGACCGGGTGCTCAACGTCGGGATCCGCGAACAGCTGCTCGTCAGCACCGCCGGTGGGCTCGCGCTCGCCGGAATGCGACCCGTCGTGCACACGATCACGCCGTTCGCGGTCGAGCGCCCGTTCGAACAGCTCAAGCTGGACCTCAACCACCAGGGTGTCGGGGCGGTGCTGGTGAGCACCGGAGGCTCCTACGACTATCCGTTCGCCGGCCGGACGCACATGGCGCCCGGCGACGTCGCGCTCCTCGACACGCTGCCGCACTGGACGATTCACGTGCCCGGCCACGCAGACGAGCTCGACCCGCTGCTGCGCACCGCGCTCAGCGGTGACGGACTGGTGTACCTGCGGATGTCGGAGCGGCAGAATTCCGAACCCGTCGCCACCGGGCCGGGCCTGGTGCGCGTCCGTAGCGGCGGGACCGGAGTGGTGCTCGCGGTCGGGCCGATGCTGGACCCGGTGCTCGAGGCGACCGCGAACCTCGACGTCAGCGTCCTGTACGCGGCGACGGTCCGTCCGTTCGACCACCGCACGCTGCGTGCGGCCGCGAAGCTCGCGGCGCCGGACGTGGCGCTCGTGGAGCCGTACCTCGCCGGAACCTCCGCGCACGTCGTCGACGACGCGCTGCACGACCTGCCGCACCGCGTGCTGTCCCTGGGGGTGACCCGCGACAATGAACTCCGGGACTACGGCGACATCGAGGACCACGACACGGCACACGGGCTCACACCGAAGCAGATCGCCTCGTCACTCCGGGCGTTCTTCCGGTGA
- a CDS encoding thiamine pyrophosphate-dependent enzyme, with translation MTTTPTAERTEFGYDDLRPLMARMTGDEKHDNAATSTLDVLWVLYDRILSVSSDRVDDADRDRFLLSKGHGPMAYYAVLAAKGFFAPEELDGWGTVGSRLGFHPDRVLVPGAEIGSGSLGHGLPLGVGTALGLRARAKHDPRVVVLVGDAELDEGSNHEAIAYAGRAGLGSLTTVVVDNQSATHGWPDGIAERFAREGWAAHTVDGRDHSALYRALTDTRHDRPLAVVARVEPRN, from the coding sequence ATGACGACGACACCGACCGCCGAGCGCACCGAGTTCGGCTACGACGACCTCCGGCCGCTGATGGCGCGCATGACCGGGGACGAGAAACACGACAACGCCGCCACCTCGACGCTCGACGTCCTGTGGGTGCTCTACGACCGGATTCTCTCGGTCTCCTCCGACCGGGTCGACGACGCCGACCGAGACCGATTCCTGCTTTCCAAGGGCCACGGTCCGATGGCCTATTACGCGGTGCTCGCCGCGAAAGGCTTCTTCGCTCCGGAGGAACTCGACGGGTGGGGAACGGTCGGCTCCCGGCTGGGGTTCCATCCGGACCGGGTACTCGTGCCCGGTGCCGAGATCGGCAGCGGCTCGCTCGGGCACGGTCTCCCGCTGGGGGTGGGGACCGCGCTCGGGCTCCGCGCTCGGGCCAAGCACGACCCCCGCGTGGTGGTGCTCGTCGGAGACGCCGAACTCGACGAGGGCAGCAACCACGAGGCCATCGCCTACGCGGGCCGCGCGGGGCTCGGCAGCCTCACCACTGTCGTCGTGGACAACCAGTCCGCCACGCACGGCTGGCCGGACGGGATCGCCGAGCGTTTCGCCCGGGAGGGCTGGGCCGCTCACACCGTCGACGGACGAGACCACTCCGCGCTGTACCGAGCCCTCACCGACACCCGTCACGACCGGCCGCTCGCGGTCGTCGCGCGAGTCGAACCCCGAAACTGA
- the soxR gene encoding redox-sensitive transcriptional activator SoxR: protein MSKLPNLLSIGEVSHRSGVAQTALRFYEERGLIRSTRTGGNQRRYERQVLRRLAFIRAAQRVGLNLEQIGEALATLPEDHAPTKADWTRLSRTWRDELDARIDGLQRLRDNLTGCIGCGCLSLRTCALNNPDDELAEFGPGSSRLRPRADNAS from the coding sequence GTGTCGAAGCTTCCGAACCTGTTGTCCATCGGCGAGGTCTCCCACCGCAGCGGTGTCGCCCAGACGGCCTTGCGGTTCTACGAGGAACGCGGCCTCATCCGTTCCACCCGCACCGGCGGCAACCAACGGCGGTACGAGCGCCAGGTCCTGCGCAGGCTCGCGTTCATCCGGGCGGCGCAACGCGTCGGCCTCAACCTGGAACAGATCGGCGAGGCACTCGCGACGCTGCCCGAGGACCACGCTCCCACCAAGGCCGACTGGACACGACTGTCCCGAACCTGGCGGGACGAACTCGACGCGCGAATCGACGGTTTGCAGCGGCTGCGGGACAACCTCACCGGCTGCATCGGCTGCGGCTGCCTGTCGTTGCGCACCTGCGCACTGAACAACCCCGACGACGAACTCGCCGAGTTCGGCCCCGGCTCGTCCCGCCTGCGCCCCCGAGCCGACAACGCCTCTTGA
- a CDS encoding dihydrolipoyl dehydrogenase family protein, whose translation MRSFDVVILGGGAGAKMIWGSVPGGSVAVIESGLVGGHCPFFACVPSKAMLQTAATWRLAAHGQFTDLFTGGVSARQAYDQAVRRRDRLVHDRDDSAGAAALAETGATLVRGHGRIARPGVVTVDGEEIGYRDLVLNTGSTPTVPDDIPGLDDIAAWTSEHAMSTAEYPDSLVIVGGGPVGCEMAYLFAAFGCTVTLVQRASRLIPREEPEASQQMADTLEGLGVQVALSTTASEVQTQEGRTRVLLDTEYSVAADTLLFATGRTPATTDIGLDTLGVVPDERGFLPTDEHCRVTGTDNVWAIGDAAGPAPFTHTAHYQGRVVAANLAGRPVRTDYRALPRTVYTDPTFASVGHTEASARQAGTEPVIATAAVSDTVRATIDGTTQGWLKLIADPHTGTLLGATATGGRAEEWISELSQALRSEIPITDTTDVIHPFPTFSEELEGALWKLAPRF comes from the coding sequence ATGCGATCGTTCGATGTCGTCATCCTCGGTGGCGGGGCCGGCGCGAAGATGATCTGGGGATCGGTGCCCGGCGGATCCGTGGCGGTGATCGAGTCCGGCCTCGTGGGCGGCCACTGCCCCTTTTTCGCCTGCGTACCCAGCAAGGCGATGTTGCAGACCGCTGCCACGTGGCGACTCGCAGCGCACGGCCAGTTCACCGACCTGTTCACCGGCGGAGTCTCGGCCCGGCAGGCGTACGACCAAGCCGTTCGACGCCGCGACCGCCTGGTGCACGACCGGGACGACAGCGCCGGCGCGGCAGCTCTGGCCGAGACCGGCGCCACGTTGGTCCGTGGTCACGGCCGGATCGCCCGGCCAGGCGTGGTGACGGTGGACGGTGAGGAGATCGGCTATCGCGACCTCGTGCTCAACACGGGATCGACACCGACCGTGCCCGACGACATCCCCGGCCTCGACGACATCGCCGCGTGGACCAGTGAACATGCGATGAGCACCGCGGAGTACCCCGACTCGCTCGTCATCGTGGGCGGTGGCCCCGTGGGTTGCGAGATGGCGTACCTGTTCGCCGCTTTCGGCTGCACGGTCACGCTGGTACAACGCGCCTCCCGACTGATCCCCCGAGAGGAACCCGAAGCCTCGCAACAGATGGCCGACACCCTCGAAGGACTCGGCGTGCAGGTAGCACTCAGCACGACGGCCAGCGAAGTGCAGACACAGGAAGGACGCACCCGTGTCCTCCTCGACACCGAGTACTCCGTCGCGGCCGACACACTCCTGTTCGCCACCGGCCGCACACCCGCCACGACCGACATCGGCCTCGACACCCTGGGCGTAGTGCCCGACGAGAGAGGGTTTCTCCCGACCGACGAGCACTGTCGTGTCACCGGAACGGACAATGTGTGGGCCATCGGCGACGCCGCAGGCCCAGCCCCGTTCACCCACACCGCGCACTACCAAGGGCGGGTCGTGGCGGCGAACCTCGCAGGTAGGCCGGTGCGAACCGACTACCGGGCCCTGCCGCGGACGGTCTACACCGACCCGACGTTCGCATCCGTCGGACACACGGAAGCCTCCGCTCGGCAAGCAGGCACCGAACCGGTGATCGCGACAGCTGCCGTATCCGACACCGTCCGCGCCACCATCGACGGCACGACACAGGGCTGGCTCAAACTGATCGCAGATCCGCACACCGGCACCCTGCTCGGGGCGACCGCCACCGGAGGTCGAGCCGAGGAATGGATCTCCGAGCTTTCCCAAGCTCTTCGCTCAGAAATCCCCATCACCGACACCACGGACGTGATCCATCCATTCCCCACTTTCAGCGAGGAACTCGAAGGAGCGCTGTGGAAACTGGCGCCCCGGTTCTGA
- a CDS encoding response regulator: MISVLVVEDDPVAGEAHERYVERIAGFEVAGRARTGGEALHFLERTPVDLVLLDLHLPDMDGLQVARGLRAAGSETDVIVVTSVRDLQVVRASVSSGAVQYLLKPFTFAAMREKLEQYAKFRAGLGGEGDARGQGEIDLALAALRGTERTPLPKGMAEETLSEVVASLRARPEGAPAGVVSEAAGVSRVTARRYLEHLVEHGMVVRRPQYGGVGRPEMLYLWAPA; the protein is encoded by the coding sequence ATGATCTCGGTACTGGTGGTGGAGGACGATCCCGTCGCCGGTGAGGCGCACGAGCGCTACGTCGAGCGGATCGCCGGGTTCGAGGTCGCCGGCCGTGCCCGGACCGGTGGCGAGGCGTTGCACTTCCTCGAGCGCACGCCCGTGGATCTCGTCCTGCTCGACCTGCATCTTCCCGACATGGACGGTCTTCAGGTGGCGCGTGGTCTGCGCGCGGCGGGCAGCGAGACCGACGTGATCGTGGTGACCTCGGTGCGCGATCTGCAGGTGGTGCGGGCCTCGGTGTCCAGCGGTGCGGTGCAGTACCTGCTCAAGCCGTTCACGTTCGCCGCGATGCGGGAGAAGTTGGAGCAGTACGCGAAGTTCCGCGCCGGACTCGGCGGGGAAGGAGACGCGCGCGGGCAGGGCGAGATCGACCTCGCCTTGGCCGCGCTGCGCGGCACCGAACGGACGCCGCTGCCGAAGGGCATGGCGGAAGAAACGCTCTCCGAGGTCGTCGCGTCGCTGCGGGCGCGGCCCGAGGGGGCTCCCGCCGGGGTGGTCTCCGAGGCCGCGGGAGTCTCCCGGGTGACTGCTCGGCGCTACCTGGAACACCTCGTCGAGCACGGCATGGTGGTGCGCCGACCCCAGTATGGCGGCGTCGGCCGCCCCGAGATGCTCTACCTCTGGGCCCCCGCCTGA
- a CDS encoding sensor histidine kinase → MRQTRSPARFVDGWSLARQLFVLQVVVVTCVVLAGVVLAYVDGVRRTEEAARGEVVALAQALAASPHVREAVRAENPSATLQEVAEDVRSETRADFVTIMDPAGIRFTHPDPARIGKPFLGHTAQARSGRVFTETYTGTLGPSVRAVVPVLDPQRRVSALVSVGITVRVLTNEVRAQVLPLVGVALAALAVGGLATYWVSARLRRHTGELGAVELRRRVDHHDAILHAVREGLLLVSPTGRVTLCNDGAAVLLSQRPSEVEGRTVDELGLAEDLAKALRSGGTVRDEVHLTDDRVLLLNVSPVRSGGRDQGSVVTLRDHTELQAMTGELDTVRGFSESLRSQAHEAANRLHTVVSLIELDRPSEAVEFATAELELAQRLTDTVVGAIGEPVLAAVLLGRSAQAHERGVAVTLTDDTTVAENVTERFAARDLVTILGNLVDNAVDASLDRPEPRTPAVSVTVRGGDDGLLIRVADNGSGLDAQAARRAFDRGWSTKSGGRGLGLALVGQAVRRYGGAISVETGADGGAVFTARLPGDAS, encoded by the coding sequence GTGCGTCAGACTCGGTCCCCCGCCCGCTTCGTCGACGGATGGAGCCTCGCTCGGCAGTTGTTCGTGCTGCAGGTCGTCGTCGTGACGTGTGTCGTCCTCGCCGGCGTGGTTCTGGCCTACGTGGACGGCGTGCGCCGGACCGAGGAAGCGGCGCGCGGAGAGGTCGTCGCGCTCGCACAGGCGCTCGCGGCCTCGCCGCACGTCCGGGAGGCGGTGCGGGCCGAGAACCCGTCCGCGACGTTGCAGGAGGTGGCAGAGGACGTGCGGTCCGAGACGAGGGCGGACTTCGTCACGATCATGGACCCGGCGGGGATCCGGTTCACCCACCCGGATCCGGCGCGCATCGGCAAGCCGTTCCTGGGGCACACCGCGCAGGCGAGGTCCGGTCGCGTGTTCACCGAGACCTACACCGGCACGCTCGGCCCTTCGGTGCGTGCGGTCGTTCCCGTGCTCGATCCGCAACGGCGGGTCTCGGCGCTCGTGAGCGTCGGGATCACCGTGCGAGTACTCACCAACGAAGTGCGCGCGCAAGTGTTGCCACTGGTGGGGGTGGCGTTGGCGGCACTCGCTGTCGGCGGACTCGCGACCTACTGGGTCAGTGCGCGATTGCGGCGGCACACCGGGGAACTCGGAGCCGTCGAGCTGCGTCGGCGGGTCGACCACCACGACGCGATCCTGCACGCGGTGCGCGAAGGACTGTTGCTCGTCTCGCCCACGGGGCGGGTGACGTTGTGCAACGACGGTGCCGCCGTCCTGCTGTCGCAACGACCATCGGAGGTCGAGGGGCGCACAGTGGACGAACTCGGTCTCGCCGAGGATCTCGCGAAGGCCCTGCGGTCCGGCGGGACCGTGCGGGACGAGGTTCACCTGACCGACGATCGCGTCCTGCTGCTCAACGTCTCTCCGGTACGCAGCGGAGGTCGCGACCAGGGCAGCGTCGTGACCTTGCGCGACCACACCGAACTGCAGGCCATGACCGGAGAGCTCGACACCGTGCGCGGGTTTTCCGAGTCGCTGCGCTCGCAGGCGCACGAGGCCGCGAATCGGCTGCACACCGTGGTGTCGCTGATCGAACTCGACCGGCCGTCGGAAGCGGTCGAGTTCGCGACCGCCGAACTGGAACTCGCGCAGCGGCTCACCGACACCGTCGTCGGCGCGATCGGAGAGCCGGTGCTCGCGGCGGTGCTACTCGGGCGGTCGGCTCAGGCGCACGAGCGGGGCGTGGCGGTCACGCTCACCGACGACACGACGGTGGCGGAGAATGTCACCGAGCGGTTCGCCGCACGCGACCTGGTGACGATCCTCGGGAATCTGGTGGACAACGCGGTGGACGCGTCGCTGGACCGGCCGGAGCCGCGAACCCCGGCGGTGTCGGTGACCGTGCGCGGGGGCGACGACGGCCTGCTGATCCGGGTCGCCGACAACGGGAGCGGCCTCGACGCACAAGCGGCGCGGCGCGCGTTCGACCGCGGCTGGTCGACGAAATCCGGCGGTCGCGGGCTCGGTCTGGCGCTGGTGGGACAGGCGGTACGCCGCTACGGCGGCGCGATCTCCGTGGAGACCGGCGCGGATGGGGGCGCGGTGTTCACCGCGCGACTGCCTGGGGACGCGTCATGA
- a CDS encoding cation:dicarboxylate symporter family transporter — protein MASNDAATGTAESTPARRDRTHFLYIGVIVAVLAGVAVGFVAPELGKALKPLGTGFVDVIKMMISPIIFCTIVLGVGSVRQAAKVGKVGGLALLYFTVTTVVALTLGLIVGNFLDPGQGLQVTDELRGAGVEQAGEGSESTTDFLLGIIPTSLVSSLTEGEVLQTLLVALLTGFALQMMGSTGEPILRGIEHLQRLVFKILAMVMWAAPVGAFGAIAAVVGATGLDALKSLGIIMLGFYLTCVAFVFAVLAPLLWFLAKVNILSLLRYLGREYLLIVSTSSSETALPRLIGKMEHMGISKPVVGITVPTGYSFNLDGTAIYLTMASLFISSALGDPLSVGEQVSLLVFMIIASKGAAGVSGAGLATLAGGLQSHRPELLDGVGLIVGIDRFMSEARAVTNFTGNAVATVILGAWTREIDRDKMHDVLAGRDPFNESTMTDEPAAEPGDDPGPDKEKALAN, from the coding sequence GTGGCAAGCAACGACGCCGCGACCGGAACCGCGGAGAGCACACCCGCCCGCAGGGACCGGACGCACTTTCTGTACATCGGAGTCATCGTGGCGGTACTGGCGGGTGTCGCCGTCGGGTTCGTCGCGCCGGAGCTCGGTAAAGCGCTCAAACCGCTGGGAACCGGGTTCGTCGACGTCATCAAAATGATGATCTCGCCGATCATCTTCTGCACGATCGTGCTCGGTGTCGGCTCGGTACGCCAGGCCGCGAAGGTCGGCAAGGTCGGCGGTCTGGCCTTGCTCTACTTCACCGTGACGACGGTGGTCGCGCTGACGCTGGGGTTGATCGTCGGCAACTTCCTGGACCCGGGACAGGGCCTGCAAGTCACCGACGAGCTGCGCGGCGCAGGCGTCGAACAGGCCGGTGAGGGATCCGAGTCCACCACCGACTTCCTGCTCGGCATCATCCCGACGTCGCTGGTCTCGTCGCTGACCGAGGGCGAAGTGCTGCAGACGCTGCTCGTGGCACTGCTGACCGGGTTCGCGTTGCAGATGATGGGCTCGACCGGCGAACCGATCCTGCGCGGAATCGAGCATCTCCAGCGCTTGGTCTTCAAGATCCTCGCGATGGTGATGTGGGCGGCACCCGTGGGTGCCTTCGGCGCGATCGCGGCCGTCGTCGGCGCGACCGGACTCGATGCACTCAAAAGCCTCGGCATCATCATGCTCGGGTTCTACCTGACCTGTGTGGCGTTCGTCTTCGCGGTGCTCGCGCCGCTGCTGTGGTTCCTTGCGAAGGTCAACATCCTGTCGCTGCTGCGCTACCTCGGCCGCGAGTACCTGCTGATCGTGTCGACGTCGTCGTCGGAGACAGCACTGCCCCGCCTCATCGGAAAGATGGAGCACATGGGCATCAGCAAGCCGGTCGTCGGCATCACCGTGCCCACCGGCTACTCGTTCAACCTGGACGGCACCGCGATCTACCTGACGATGGCCTCACTGTTCATCTCGAGCGCGCTGGGCGACCCGTTGAGCGTCGGCGAACAGGTCTCGTTGCTGGTGTTCATGATCATCGCGTCGAAGGGCGCCGCCGGTGTCAGCGGCGCCGGACTCGCCACCCTGGCGGGCGGCCTGCAGTCGCATCGGCCGGAGTTGCTGGACGGTGTCGGTCTCATCGTCGGTATCGACCGTTTCATGTCCGAGGCACGCGCCGTGACGAACTTTACCGGCAACGCGGTGGCCACGGTCATTCTCGGGGCCTGGACCAGGGAAATCGACCGGGACAAGATGCACGATGTCCTCGCCGGCCGGGATCCGTTCAACGAGAGCACGATGACGGACGAGCCCGCGGCGGAGCCGGGCGACGACCCGGGCCCGGACAAGGAGAAGGCCCTCGCGAACTGA